From the genome of Oryza glaberrima chromosome 1, OglaRS2, whole genome shotgun sequence:
CGGACAGAggatgcggcggtggcgtctCCGGCGCCGGGTCGTCGTGCACGGACAGTGTGCAGGAGCCAGACGGGGTCCAGCCGGCCACTGCcaggccgccgccatcctcgcaGTGCTCGACATGGTTCATGACCAAGTGCGTTGTCTCCTGCGGGCGCCAACAACACATGGTGTACACTAGTGTCAGAGAAAGACACATGTCGCGGAACACCATTCAGAGATTGCTGGCGCGAAATGGGTGTGGTTGAAGAAGAAATCCTATAGCAGTTCGATATGGGTGACGCACTGGCTAGCTTATTGTCACTTGTCAGGATCAGACAGCTAATTTATGTGAGACATCTGTAACGAGCTACTCCAGCTCGTGTAGTTTTGCTTGGCTTTAAAGCAGAGAATTGGAATGCACCTACAAGGGCATAACTACTCTGAATTCTCAAGAGAATTGGAATGCACCTACAATGCACCTACTTTTGTGCCATGAATTCACAAGACCATTGAAGTTGCAATAAAGTTTTAATTTTCAGGTTGCCAGAGTCCCAGAGAAGAACTAAACAACAAGCAGGTTTGCCAGTGAGCTCTCAGCTCTGGCAGTAATATTGCAAACTTTGCCACCAACCACTGTAAGAATTGGTGTGTTACAATCTAGTAGAGAGCAGTCAGACATGGTAATTAAGCTCTAATTAAGCTGAGTAGCTGACAGTTGAGAACTTGCAAAGCTGAGAGCATCACATACCTCGGTGAACGCCATATGGACCGAAGGAGTGCGAGGGGAAAACTCTGAATCTGCAGCAAGTCTCAGCTAGCGTTTGTGCTTTTGGCTGCTGGGTTCCGGTGGCAAGTGAGACCGACTGTGTGAGAGATGAGACGCACGCAGGCGGGCAATTTATAAGGCTGCGTAGCTGCCGGTTTGGTCGGCAATCACATCCATCGCGACACAGCGGAAAGGCAGAGTCACTAGCCAAAAACCGGTGTTTCATACAGCAGAGACTACTAAAACCAAGCTTAGCTACCTAACTCATATCTTTCTCCTATCTTTTGTACAAAACTGAAGATTGGGCAATGCAGATTAGTCGTCACACTGGACCGTACAAGTCGCTGACGAGTGGGGCCCGATTGTCTCGGATGATTAGTCGAGAAGCTACCGTAGGTAATTCGGTCACTCTGATAAATTAGCTTCTTATTAATCTGTCATGGTAATGATCACTAGCAACATCCAAGCGTCTCCGGATCCTGACACTTTTCTTGGCTTTGGGAGGAGTAAAAGTGGATCAATCCTTCGGTCGTTGGTGGGACAATtgcattttattatattttgcatGGATCGTTAACCTAAAGCTAAAAATGAAAGCCTGtccatggaagaaaaaaaaaacagagatgtCCTCCTGATGGGCATGTACTTTCAACAGACAATCTTCTCGTCTCTGCTAGTACGACTCGTACTAGACAAACGTCGATGTGAACTGCAAAAGATTTCTACTAgcttttttgtgaaaaaaaatgtgaactgCATGTTTCACCATTGGAGTAGTGCTACTTGCAGCCGTCCCAACTGGATCTGTCTAGCTTTTCGGtgaacgaagttacaagccatAGCCATGGCGTCAAGCTACGAGAATCGGCCGACGCAAGATCGTGACACGTCTAGAAGAGCAGATCAGAATACAGCATATGCATATGGTTGCATCTCGTGTTCCAGACTTGcacacttgagcttgcatagcctcatgtctgaagtctgaacatcgAACGAATGGAACGAATTCAACGGATGAATCTTGACGGCACAAACAAGCCGCCGACCGGAGCAAACATTGTGAATCGTGATGCATTTTTACATGCAAATCCTTGCTTAGAAAGCATCGAAGCACGTCCACGAATTGATCACAAAAAATTATAGAAGTTAATGCGTAATGAACTTGCATATGCATGGAGATCGCACGATCTGTATATCTAgctttaataaatattttcctTGCAACATCCAACACATATCTTCATATCTCAAAAGACACTTAAACAGTACCTACTATTGCATTGGATAATCTAGAAGACCAATAGATCTAGAGGGATGAACTAATCTAGCAAAATACAGCGTGTGACGAAAATACGGTGATAGTAATGAATGCTATAATACTTTTTTGCAAGAACACCAGTAGGAGTATTTGTTTGGCAACAAATTTTACTCCATTTAATCGTCGCAAAGAAAAAGGTTTTGTTAAATTTCGTTGAGGGCCTTAATATATGTTGGGCCAATGCAATTTGGGCCTTTTAAGCCTTCGATCCAGAAGGCGGTGGACGCTGGTCATGTTTTCATTTGGAAGTGCCTCTGTTCAACGGTCAACCGCCATAACAATTTGTGGTTTGAATTATTTTCGAAGAGTTTTTATACCTTTTTTAAGAGatgccatgttttttttactccTTTTAGGAAGTACCGTCAACCTCTCATCTCCAATCATTGACAGCGGCGGAAACAACCCCCGGACATGTTGGGGCTTCCAGAGACCTAGACAAATTGGGTGGCCACTCACGCTCTATTGTTGTCACTTTTACTATTGAGTGCTATCTATGTAAGTAAAATATTGGTCGATCATCGTGAAACGCTATTAATCGTTTAAACTTGCCGTTGGGAATTAACTGAACAAGCTCTAAATGAACCGTGTTTTAACTTTTAAGCTCTATAAAACAACAATTGAGACCATGTTTAGTACAACTCTTTGTCGCCTCCTCTAACCTCTAAACTTTACTATACGCCTGCCCGGACTATCTTTTTATCGGTTCAACACACCTAAAAGGAATATAAATGGCTGGAAATTGAGGGGGAAAAACATTTTCTGAACCTAACCAAATGTGGTAGTACAAAACATCGCATATTcgttatattatatttaaaaaaagaaaatcatgttCTATAAAACGAGGATTAGCCCGTTTTTACCTTATTTCTTGATTAACTTTAACCAGTACAATACCTTACTTTTCTCATACAATACCCAAATGttgaaaatgtaaaattgtAGTTGTTGTATGTGAGGTACAAGTTGCTTTGCCCTCTGTCCGAAGTGGCCGTGCAATCTGTTCTCTGCTCTCACACAGCCAAGAGTGGAAGGAGGACTCATTCACCAGTAGACAATTAGGATGCCCAATGGTGGAGAAGCATCCACCACAGCTTCCTGGATTAGGGGCAGGCGACCAGGATATGATCAATTCTCTCCTCATATTGCTCGTAGAGAACACAGAGATCCGGATGCGGTAAGCCTCTGGGGCACAATCTGTCAGCCGTCCAACAACGCTTTAGGGCAACTAGCCAGAGGAAGTAATGACATCAAGGGGGTGCAAGAGACCTCCAGATAGGCTCTTGACTGAAAGGGGATTCGACCGAAGAAGAAAGCATTGTAGGCCGAGCTGGAAGAGTAGTGGCCAGAACTCTCCTACTTCCAGATAAAGCGATCAGGTCGATCCTCGAGCTGGATCGATTGCAACTATTTAAACTTTTAAGGTCTATTAAACAACGATTGAGACCCTGTTTAGCACAGCTCCTTGTCACCTCAGAAATATAAATAGCTGGAaactgaaaggaaaaaaaacattttctgaACCTAATGAAATGTGGTAGTACAAAACATCGTATATATAGCACAGATAATCCcgttatattatatatatattttttaaaaaagataatcATGTACTAAAAACGAGGAATAGCCCGTTTTTACTTTATTTCTTAATTAACTTTAACCAGTACAATACCTTACTTTTCTCATACAATAGttgaaaatgtaaaattgtAGTTGTTGTATGTGATCGAGGTAAAAGTTGCTTTGCCCTCTGTTCGATCAAATAATCATCAGTATAAACTGTATGGAGTATAAAATAATGGAAGTAATCGTCAGACGTCCATATCCAGCACAAGAGGGGTGTCCCCCTTCTCCACGGTGAACGTCTTGTGCAtcttccccgtcgccgtcgcgagCTGCACGACGTACGTGCCGTGGAAGCCCCTGAACTTGAagtggccgtcgccgtcgatgtGGCCGCGCGCGTGCGACGTCCACTCCCGCCGGAGATCTATGAACCTCTCGCCGGCGTCGTTGACGGTGCCGTCGGAGTTGACGAGGCAGGCGTCCTGGCGCCACATGTGGCCCTGCATGAAACCCCAGAACATGACGCCCTCGACGGCCGGGTGCGCGTACGCCTCCCGGAGCACCACCTCGAGGTCGTCGGCGCGGAGGTCGACGTCGGACTCGCAGACGTCGAGCTCGGTGAGCCAGACGGGGAGGTCGGTGGTGGCGAGCTTGTCGAGCGCGTCGCAGATGACCTCCCCGACGGGGTTGGTGACGTGGCCCTGGAGGCCGATGCCGCCGACGGCCGCGCCCTTCTGCTGCAGCGCGGTGATCTGCTCGATGTACTTCTCCGGCGTGGCGTTGGGGTCGTTGCCGCCCTCGACGTTGTAGTCGTTGACGAAGAGCGTGGCGCCCGGGTCGAGGCGCGCCGTCTCCCGGAACATGAAGGCGTTGATGTCGTCGCCGAGGCGGTCCTGGTAGAAGCTGCCGTGGAGCATCTCGTTGTTGACGTCGTAGTGCGGGAACCTGCCGGCGTAGCGGGTGAGGAGGCCGGTGAGGCGGCCCTGCACCGCGGCCGTCAGCTGGTCGTGATCGAGCCCCTTGATCCACTGCTGCACCACGTTGTCGACGGCCCAGAAGATGCAGTGCCCGCGCACCGGCTTGCCGTAGCGGTCGCAGAAGTCGAGcagcgcgtcggcgtcggcgtagTTGAGCTGCCCCTGCTGCGCCTCCGTCCAGTACCACTTGAGCTCGTTCTCGAACACCGCCCAGTCGAAGTGCTTCGTGAAGAAGTCCACGAACGCCGGGTTCTGGATCACCCCGCCATTGATGCACGCCCCGAACGGGAAGCTGCTGTCCATCTGCATCACCCGTACGGACGCCCCCGATATGCTCCCCGCCCCACCGAACTTGAGAACGACGTCCCGCTTCCGCACCTGCAATTAACTCACCATCATCTCAATTAATTCACGTACGACGCATTGCATGGACTAACTAATCTTGCGTTAATTTGGCATACGTGGCCGCGAGAGTGACTTCTCGTTACGTGTCAATGATGCTCATCGATGTCACTATCTAAACAACGAATTATCCATTGTAGCCGTTTATCTACTCACTTGAAAATTCGATCATTTCGTACTGTACGTGGCACATCATGTGTCATGTGCCACGTCGAAAGTATGTTGGTCCCGCCTAATCATATATGGTATAGTAGGTGCTGATGCAATGGTGAATGGTGATTGCTCTTGAAACGTAAAAATGGAGATGAAACCAATCGCCTAGCTACTGATCGTTCTCACCAATAataaactgttttaaatttggTGCACATCGGGTGATGTGAGTGCTCACCTTGTCAGTCTTCTTCCTGAGTTTCCTGAACCGTGCCCTGCGATCCGTGGCGAAGATTTGGAGATCCATCACCTTCACGTCGACGCCGTCGGGCGCGCCCTGGACGAACACCGTCGCGCCGCACGGGCTCGCCTTGAGCCGGAACGCGCCCTTAATCTCCGTCCACCTGCCGGCCTGGGCGCACACCGCGCCGCCCTCGACGAcgcactcgtcgtcgtcgtcgaggcggAGGTTGACGCGCACCGGGTGGCTCccctcggcgccgtcgccgaggctGATCCACCCGGCCACGCGGTACGTGACGCGGGGCTTGAgcgcgccggccaccgcccggcGCAgcccgtcctcctcgccggcgcggcccGCCGCGAGGATGTACCGGCCGCTGGGCTTGTAGTCGTCGGCCACCGTGTTGATGGTCTCGGTCGGCACCTTCTCCGGCTCCTCATTGTGCACGGACAGCGCCGTGcactcgccgaccgccgcccaGCCGGCGAGCCCGTCCTCCAGCGTGCTGTTCTCGAGCAGGTTCACGTCGAAAACCACCCCCTGCAAACAAAAAGCTCAACCATAATCGATCACCGTAAATAATGCTGCTTTTGAAAAGGAGTGAGTACATAGCTGGCAAAGTGATCAATCAACCAATTTTGTTGATTGTGCCGTACCTTGGTGCAGGCCATGATCGTGGCAGCAGGAGCAGGTGATCGCCGGAGTCTGGAACGACTTGTTCGCCGTGGATTGGTGATTTGCGGTGGTGAGTCACGGCGATCGGACGAGACCGTATATAAAGGTCCGATCGGTCGGCCGTCAAAATCATTGCGACATAGTTCTAAAGCGTACCGACCGCCAAAAATATTGTGCAAACTCGAAGCAACCACCACCACAGCGAGAGACGACGACCTctgcttctccttctctctctggCTTTGCTGCGTTTGAGTAACAGTAAAGCTTGGGCAAGCAAGGCTGCAATTGCATGCGTGGCCGTCTCGTTGGGTCCAGGGAGCTGTGTGACTGgcaaagtgggacccacatgagacgtgccccacatgtcagaggGGGGTGCTTTGAGATAAGGTGTTCTTTTTAGTAAGCATCATTACCGGCACATCCAAGCATGTGTCAAGGCCGGGTCCGTGCTTTTCTTGGCTTTGGGAAGAGACAACTAAAAGCGATTTGTTTAGTCGCCGGTAACGCCAAACGTGGAATCATTAGGGCACAAACCAATCGGAGATTAGATTCGACATGGACTTTTTCTGTCCACGATAATCTCTCGTTTTTTTAGCACTGTTCGTTAGGAGGACTGAACTCGTCATGTACTGCTAATCTCATCATGCTACTGTGTTTGCTAATTAATTTACCGGTAATTAAGCAGAGGGCGCCTAGAGCTAGCCGGAATTGAGAACTTGGGataagaggagaggagagtgcgACGGCGGCGTATCCAAGTTGCAGGCAGGCAGCCGCCCCACGACAtgactacgacgacgacgacgataatGGAGGATCAATTAGGCGTAGGGAGTGGAAGTACGAAGCTTCAAGACACAAACATCGGCTACTAAAACGTGAGGTTTGGTGACGGATCGTGTGGCTGGCAATCCAATGAAGGAACTTTGTACTTCATAGCCGCAGGTCCATATGAACATGGATCCTTCTCGAATCTTTGTTTGAATCGATCGCATGATACTCTCTTTGCTACGAAAATACGCAATGGAAATGTACATGTTTACAACAttgaaaaagtccactttgactcccttaattatCGGCAGAATCTAATTCGtaaccctcaaccgcaaaaccggataagatgactccccgaactattgaaaccggtgcaatttgactccctcagcggttttggagggcggttttgctgatgtggcactGACGTGTTGATGTTGACCTAGTCTCCGTCTcacgtgacgcttacgtggcattcaaattaagaatatatatgtgggacccatttgtcattcacacaaagaaatatattatgggacccactgacatgtggagcccacatgtcatcctctctctcttcttttcacCGGTCTGCAAGGGCGAGAGCTggacaagcggcggcggccgacgggaggCAAGCGACACTAGGGGTCtaggacggcgacagcggcggtcgAGGGAGtggtcggcagcggcggcggcggggctagatcttcctcctccttctctctccctcatctctttctcTCCTGTTTGTGTGGTCGGCAGgagtggtcggcggcggcgggatgacGACGGGACGGCCGGCGGCTGACGCCTCCACCCTGCCGCGCAGCAGCCGGGCCGCCTCGTTGCGGCGCACCGGCAAGAAAGCCCTCGCCgcgcacggcgacgacgccgctgGTGCCCATCTTGAGGTACATGATGGGCCCGTACTTGCGCGCTAGCGACGCCAGGTCGGCGTGCGGGGCCGGGCCGACGAGCGGGAGCGCGCCGAGGACAGGGACGCCCGGGGGTCcggggggaggcggcagccgccgccgggggaGGGCGGGCGGTAGGAGcggagggagaggtggaggaggaggcagaggaaGGGGCCGGAGAGCACGACGGGGTCGGTGCAGAGCGCAGCGAGCTCCATGGCATTTGGAGCGACGAGGCGAGGTGGCAACGTCGCCATGGGGGAGGGATGGGCGAGGACGTCGACGACTCGcggggggagagaaagagaggcggCGAGGGGGACTCCGCTCCGGGCTGGGTGAACTCTGGCCGGGATGGGgttggaggaggcgccggccaccgccgctccggcccccgtccgccgccgccgacgatctGGCCCCTGCTCCGGCCTTCGCCcgcccgccctcccgccgccgctagccCCCATCCCACGCTCGCaaacagaaagagagagaaagagagggggaggtTGAAGAAAGTAGATAAGAGaggatgacacgtgggccccacatgtcagtgggtcccacaatatatttttggctgtgaatgacagatgggtcccacatatttttttaattcgaaTGCCACGTAAACGCCACGTGAGATGAAGACTAGGTCAACATCgacacgtcagcgccacgtcagcgaaaccgccctccaaaaccgctgagggagtcaaatttcaccggtttcaatagttcggggagtcgtcTTATcgggttttgcggttgagggttaCGAATTAGATTCTGTCGataattaagggagtcaaagtggactttttccttacAACATCACGTATATGGAAACGATGGAATTAAAATGTAAGCCCAACCCAGCCCATCTCACACACAGAATGGAAGGGCTTTATGGGCCTGCTAATTAACTTGAGGAATAAGTTTACTACAGGTCCCTCCGCTGTCAAAACCGTTGAGGATGTAAAATGAACTTGTATTGACAATTAAGGGATGTTGTATACCCGGTTTTGTTGTTGAAGGAAGTGAACCAAATTCGTCAACAAGTTGAGGGACGTAATATGGATTTTCCTTCACTTGATCGTCTGCTCTATTGGGCTAGGTCTACGTTTTACCTTGcgttggaaaaagtacaccaaaggtccctcaacttgtcatcgagttacaaaatcgtcctccccgtcgtctctcaactaatcaaaaccggtcacagtAGGTCCGACCCCGGTTTTTtactacgtggcggctgagtcagcatggaaCCAACGTGGACctcacatgtcaggatgccacatcatctctctcttctcttcatcGGTTCTTTTTCTGGCGAGAGAATGCCGGGGAAGCGGAGCACGAGCACCACGCCGGTGGCCGGATctggaccccccccccccccccccaaccaaacaaaagctGCGATGAACATTGCTACGCAAGGACATGCCGGGAAAAGGACTCATTGACCTCTAGTGAAGATGGAAAATGGTGATGAGAAATTGGAGATTGACGCTGTCTAGACATGAACTTAGTACGGGGCTACGGCGACAGTGGGCAGCCAGTACACCCGTGCAGAGGAGTAAACTGTTGCAACTCAACTTGGGTTTTTTTCGACAACAAACATCTCGTGGATTGAGAGTTCAGATTGGTTTCTTCCACAGATTAATTGTAGAGCAACAAGAAGATTGGGGGAGAACATGGCACTATAATCGAATTAAAATATACCAAAAGAtcaaattaaagaaaagaacAGTCAAACCCACTAGATCcctgaaaaaaaactgaatctCACCTAGCTGTCAGAATCTTCAGAGCCCCCTTGATTCTTCAGCTCGGCTTCTCAGACACGAGATAACTGAATCGAACCATGGAAGAAACAGGAGGAAATACGGAGAGGAAGAAAGAGTCTTGAGAGAGGAGTGGCGACGCGGAGAGAGGAAATACGGTGAGAGAGGAGTGGCGGCTGCTGAGGCAAgccaccgccgtcctcgccCGCCTCGGGACGTCGCCGAAGTCCAACTGCCTCCACGCTGAGTGCGCAAGCGCTGCTCTTCCAGCCCCCAGGACAGGAGCAAGCGAGCGGCGGCCCCGAGTCATCGTCGTGCTCCTCGTCGCCaaccgccgcccgtcgcgccaGCCCTCCTCTCAGCCGCGCTCCTCCCCTGCCGGCCGCCGGCACTCCTCCCCTGCCGAGTGCTGCtcgagaggagaaagagaaagaaaaggaagggaaaggaggggaaagagagaggatgccgacgtggcatcctgacatgtgggatatacgtgggttccacgctgactTGGCCGTCACGTTGAATAAAATCggtgtcaaaaccaccaaaggatctattgtgaccggttttgattagttgaAGGATGtgggatatctggttttacggttggaggatgattttgtaactcgataacaagttgagggaccttcggtgtactttttctcCTTGCGTTTGGTCTATTTTTACTAGGCCCAACTTGAGAGAGGCCCACTCAGAGTGAAGGCTAGTCTGGGCTGGGCAACCGAGTAGACAGATCATCATTTCAGTccggaataagtccactttccTTCCCTCAACTCATGCGCTTGGTTGAATcacatccctcaaccacaaaaccggatataaccCATCCCTAAACTCCGAAAACCGTTGCAAATCGACTCCTCGAACGGTTTTGgaggcggttttgtcctacgtgacaGTTGACTTGCTGAGTCATCAagcgggacccacatgtcagcagtCTGAGTGCCCCTTGCAAGAgccaatgataaaaaaataaaaaaaaggtaggACCCACCagtcaacctcctcctccttctcattCTCCCtaccttatctctctctctctctctctcgcaggcAACGGCTGGCGAGCAGGCGGAGCCGCCGGAGTAGAAGGCTACCCGCGCGCGGCTGCCGCTGGCGACCTCCTCCCTGTTCCCGCGCACGGCCGGTGACCCCCTCCACCCACACACGGCCGTGGCCGGCGACCTCATCCCCACGCCTGCACCGAGGCCCGTgacagcggcggtggccggagacCTCGTCCCCGCGAGCGTGCCGCGGCCGGCTACCCATTCCCCCGAGCGCGTCGTTGCTGGTGAGCTCCTAACCATGCCCGTGCGAGGCGACCTCTTCCCCGCACCTGTGCCGAGGCCAGCGACCCCTCACCCATGCACGGTCGCGGCCAGCGACCTCCTCCCCGCGCACGTGCCGCAGCCGGCTATCCCTTTCCCCGAGCATGCCGATGCCGATAAGCTCCTAACCATGCTGGCGATGATCTCGTCCCCACGGCGGCGCCCATCAAGCGGAGGATGCCGGCggagcggtggcgacggcaggctgcgggcggagcaaaggggcgggcggagcggcggcggtggaggtggccagaggaggaggaggtcgccggcgagcacggcagCTGTGGCAAGTGCGACAGCGGTTGACGACGACGGTCTACTCCACTCCGTCGGCATGCTCCGTCCACCGCCACTTGGCCTGCC
Proteins encoded in this window:
- the LOC127764631 gene encoding endo-1,4-beta-xylanase 1-like is translated as MACTKGVVFDVNLLENSTLEDGLAGWAAVGECTALSVHNEEPEKVPTETINTVADDYKPSGRYILAAGRAGEEDGLRRAVAGALKPRVTYRVAGWISLGDGAEGSHPVRVNLRLDDDDECVVEGGAVCAQAGRWTEIKGAFRLKASPCGATVFVQGAPDGVDVKVMDLQIFATDRRARFRKLRKKTDKVRKRDVVLKFGGAGSISGASVRVMQMDSSFPFGACINGGVIQNPAFVDFFTKHFDWAVFENELKWYWTEAQQGQLNYADADALLDFCDRYGKPVRGHCIFWAVDNVVQQWIKGLDHDQLTAAVQGRLTGLLTRYAGRFPHYDVNNEMLHGSFYQDRLGDDINAFMFRETARLDPGATLFVNDYNVEGGNDPNATPEKYIEQITALQQKGAAVGGIGLQGHVTNPVGEVICDALDKLATTDLPVWLTELDVCESDVDLRADDLEVVLREAYAHPAVEGVMFWGFMQGHMWRQDACLVNSDGTVNDAGERFIDLRREWTSHARGHIDGDGHFKFRGFHGTYVVQLATATGKMHKTFTVEKGDTPLVLDMDV